From Dermochelys coriacea isolate rDerCor1 chromosome 23, rDerCor1.pri.v4, whole genome shotgun sequence, one genomic window encodes:
- the SPRED3 gene encoding LOW QUALITY PROTEIN: sprouty-related, EVH1 domain-containing protein 3 (The sequence of the model RefSeq protein was modified relative to this genomic sequence to represent the inferred CDS: deleted 1 base in 1 codon), whose product MHHQTASARRFATGHYMLRVRAVVMTRDDSSGGWVPMGGGGLSHVMIGKVRRPEEGGRQRQYLICGERLRDQTTILECVLKKDLVYNKVNPIFHHWKVGDSKFGLTFQSPADAAAFERSVQAALEELAEGSLSSSSSSSSSQDDADGTDDAGLMHTDSESSSNSRKEMLPKHITIVTSESSSSCYIRSPASEEFAFSMAQASTPTGQGGQVQTQPLQHLTLHDEEELESINPCKDLWVSKGYEDYRRAAVQKREADPDKVGMCVHFEKGSKERRFPAAGGGGEGRLRDPKGSPSCRIHATPSPPKQKHAKEPGAGGGAGSEEDAVPSRCVYCRDVFNHEENGRGQCQDAPDPIGRCVYQLTCMWCAESMLYHCMSDSEGEYSDPCSCDLGHPHFCVRWMALVALSLVVPCMCCYLPLRACHWCGEHCGCCGGKHKAVR is encoded by the exons ATGCACCATCAGACAGCTTCTGCAAGAAGGTTCGCAACTGGACA TTACATGCTTCGGGTGCGAGCTGTGGTGATGACCCGAGACGACTCGAGCGGGGGATGGGTGCCCATGGGCGGGGGCGGCCTGAGCCACGTCATGATCGGCAAGGTGCGGCGCCCAGAGGAGGGCGGGCGGCAGCGCCAGTACCTGATCTGCGGGGAGCGCCTGCGCGACCAGACC ACCATTCTGGAGTGCGTGCTGAAGAAAGACCTCGTCTACAACAAGGTGAACCCCATCTTCCACCACTGGAAAGTCGGCGACAGCAAGTTCGGCCTGACCTTCCAGAGCCCCGCTGATGCAGCAGCCTTCGAGCGGAGCGTGCAGGCCGCCCTGGAGGAGCTCGCTGAAG gttctctctcctcctcctcctcttcctcctcgtcTCAGGATGATGCTGATGGGACGGATGACGCAGGGTTG ATGCACACGGACAGCGAATCTTCCTCGAACAGCCGGAAGGAAATGCTCCCCAAACACATCACCATTGTGACCAGCGAGTCCTCCTCCAGCTGCTACATCCGCTCACCTGCCTCCGAGGAGTTTGCCTTCAGCATGGCCCAGGCGTCAACGCCGACCGGCCAGGGTGGGCAG GTGCAGACCCAGCCCCTGCAGCACCTGACCCTGCACGACGAGGAGGAGCTAGAGAGCATCAACCCATGCAAGGACCTGTGGGTGAGCAAGGGCTATGAGGACTACAGGCGGGCGGCAGTGCAGAAGCGGGAAGCCGACCCCGACAAGGTCGGCATGTGCGTGCACTTCGAGAAGGGCAGCAAGGAGCGCCGCTTCCCTGCAGCA GGGGGGGGCGGTGAGGGCCGCCTCAGAGACCCCAAGGGGTCCCCGTCCTGCCGGATCCATGCCACCCCTTCGCCCCCAAAGCAGAAGCACGCCAAGGAGCCAGGGGCCGGCGGTGGGGCGGGCTCGGAGGAAGACGCCGTGCCCTCCCGCTGCGTCTATTGCCGGGACGTCTTTAACCACGAGGAGAATGGGCGGGGCCAGTGCCAGGACGCGCCGGACCCCATCGGACGCTGCGTCTACCAGCTCACCTGCATGTGGTGTGCCGAGAGCATGCTGTACCATTGCATGTCAGACTCGGAGGGCGAGTACTCAGACCCTTGCTCCTGCGACCTGGGACACCCGCACTTCTGCGTCCGCTGGATGGCACTGGTGGCCCTCTCCCTCGTCGTGCCCTGCATGTGCTGCTACCTGCCGCTCCGCGCCTGCCACTGGTGTGGAGAGCACTGCGGCTGCTGTGGTGGGAAACACAAGGCTGTGCGGTGA